A genomic segment from bacterium encodes:
- a CDS encoding electron transfer flavoprotein subunit beta has product MKIIVCIKQVPETSAVRIDPKTHTLIREGVKSIINPFDMNAIETALQLKE; this is encoded by the coding sequence ATGAAGATAATAGTTTGTATAAAGCAGGTGCCTGAAACCTCTGCGGTAAGGATAGACCCAAAGACGCATACTTTAATTCGCGAAGGGGTAAAATCTATCATCAATCCCTTTGATATGAATGCGATAGAAACGGCTTTGCAACTAAAGGAAA